The Salinibaculum sp. SYNS191 genome has a window encoding:
- a CDS encoding polyprenyl synthetase family protein, with the protein MEYLKRRRDRVEDRLREVLDEVEPVELREEVEHVALAGGKRVRPTVTVLVCEVLDGNVDRAVDYAVGVELVHNASLVIDDIIDESELRRGSSAAWMEYGHGPAIIASDGLLGEAFALFSASERAMQAVAEAMVELGEGEAIELVDQPVSEEEYLDLARRKTGALFRAAAELGAIAADSDAYTVEAFGQYAERVGVAFQMRDDVLDATADAEQLGKPTGHDAAMDRPSLVEVTDLTPEEANQRAHETSEAALAALASLDVEDSQAMDYLQDLAEFVVVREQ; encoded by the coding sequence GTCGAGCCGGTCGAACTCCGCGAGGAGGTCGAACACGTGGCGCTGGCTGGCGGCAAGCGCGTCCGCCCGACGGTGACGGTGCTGGTCTGCGAGGTGCTCGACGGCAACGTCGACCGGGCCGTGGACTACGCGGTGGGCGTCGAACTGGTTCACAACGCGTCGCTCGTCATCGACGACATCATCGACGAGTCGGAACTCCGCCGGGGGAGTTCGGCGGCGTGGATGGAGTACGGCCACGGGCCCGCGATTATCGCCTCCGACGGCCTGCTCGGCGAGGCGTTCGCCCTCTTTTCGGCCAGCGAGCGGGCGATGCAGGCCGTCGCCGAGGCGATGGTCGAACTCGGCGAGGGCGAGGCCATCGAACTCGTCGACCAGCCGGTCTCCGAGGAGGAGTACCTGGACCTGGCACGGCGCAAGACCGGCGCGCTGTTCCGGGCGGCGGCCGAACTCGGTGCAATCGCCGCCGACAGCGACGCCTACACCGTCGAGGCATTCGGCCAGTACGCCGAGCGGGTCGGCGTCGCCTTCCAGATGCGCGACGACGTGCTCGACGCGACGGCGGACGCCGAGCAACTCGGCAAGCCGACGGGTCACGACGCCGCGATGGACCGCCCGTCGCTGGTCGAGGTCACGGACCTGACCCCGGAGGAGGCCAACCAGCGGGCCCACGAGACGTCTGAGGCGGCGCTGGCCGCGCTGGCCTCGCTCGACGTCGAGGACTCCCAGGCGATGGACTACCTCCAGGACCTCGCGGAGTTCGTCGTCGTCCGCGAGCAGTAG
- a CDS encoding AAA family ATPase, producing the protein MTVIGTVGLPGSGKSEAATVAAELDIPVVTMGDVIREECRDRGLDPATHHGEVAQALREENGPGAIAERSLPVIEDALEDADTVVVDGIRSDTEVDIFAEAFGDAFTLVSIEAPFEARAQRLDLRGRDASAEEGGESLADRDERELGFGMGAAMEQADLTIENTGTLAAFHDRVRTLLTEGPEALVDGAS; encoded by the coding sequence ATGACCGTCATCGGTACCGTCGGCCTGCCGGGCAGCGGCAAGAGCGAGGCGGCCACCGTCGCCGCCGAACTCGACATCCCCGTCGTCACGATGGGCGACGTCATCCGCGAGGAGTGCCGCGACCGGGGGCTAGACCCGGCGACCCACCACGGCGAGGTCGCACAGGCGCTGCGCGAGGAGAACGGCCCCGGCGCCATCGCCGAGCGCTCGCTGCCCGTCATCGAGGACGCGCTCGAAGACGCCGACACCGTCGTCGTCGACGGCATCCGGTCGGACACCGAGGTCGACATCTTCGCGGAGGCCTTCGGCGACGCGTTCACGCTCGTGAGCATCGAGGCCCCCTTCGAGGCCCGCGCACAGCGGCTGGACCTGCGTGGACGCGATGCCAGCGCCGAGGAGGGCGGCGAGTCGCTGGCCGACCGCGACGAGCGCGAACTCGGCTTCGGCATGGGCGCGGCGATGGAGCAGGCCGACCTCACCATCGAGAACACGGGGACGCTGGCGGCTTTCCACGACCGCGTCCGGACGCTGCTGACCGAGGGGCCGGAGGCCCTCGTGGACGGTGCGTCATGA
- a CDS encoding RNA-binding domain-containing protein: MIYSIDAEITVPVRETEVTDRVADAVTNLFPGADLEHSHGELRGTVHDLSQFSELLHRQEILDTARGVFFDNQRGDTFTFRVKKQAAFQGVVNFVVDDPGELGAITVRVRVEEPGVEAFVDHIAPPTEDGKPVDPE, from the coding sequence ATGATATACAGCATCGACGCCGAGATTACGGTCCCGGTCCGCGAGACGGAGGTAACGGACCGGGTGGCCGACGCTGTCACCAACCTCTTTCCCGGCGCGGACCTCGAACACAGCCACGGCGAACTCCGCGGAACGGTCCACGACCTCTCGCAGTTCTCCGAACTGCTACACCGCCAGGAGATTCTCGACACCGCCCGCGGCGTCTTCTTCGACAATCAGCGGGGCGACACCTTCACCTTCCGCGTGAAGAAGCAGGCGGCCTTCCAGGGCGTGGTCAACTTCGTCGTCGACGACCCCGGCGAACTCGGGGCCATCACCGTCCGGGTCCGCGTCGAGGAGCCGGGCGTCGAGGCCTTCGTCGACCACATCGCGCCGCCGACGGAGGACGGCAAGCCCGTCGACCCGGAGTAG
- a CDS encoding CBS domain-containing protein, whose amino-acid sequence MLAPIAVRDVMQTPVETIPPDASARTAATRLREAGIGSLVVCENRSPVGIVTDVDVTDLVSEGLDPAETTVSDIMSSPLLTIKVDDSIQDAAQTMRDHTYRRLPVVEDGEVVGIVTTTDLSNYLPHLIRMGRRDTPDEDRERTSIRVDTAYENDDWAFEYLGDEAQIDVGDTVKFTKTLSEADVEAFAEASGDTNRLHMDADFAATTRFGERIAHGTLVVGVISSALARLPGLIIYLSQDVSYLGPVPLDERVTAECEVVENIGNNRFRLSTAVVRSDGETVVDGEAVVISDEIPPAE is encoded by the coding sequence ATGCTTGCCCCCATTGCCGTCCGCGACGTCATGCAGACACCGGTCGAGACGATTCCGCCAGACGCCTCGGCGCGCACGGCCGCGACCCGTCTCCGCGAGGCCGGTATCGGCTCGCTGGTCGTCTGCGAGAACCGCTCGCCCGTCGGCATCGTCACCGACGTCGACGTGACCGACCTGGTCTCGGAGGGGCTCGACCCCGCCGAGACGACGGTCTCGGACATCATGTCCAGCCCCCTGCTCACCATCAAGGTGGACGACTCCATCCAGGACGCCGCACAGACGATGCGTGACCACACCTACCGCCGTCTCCCCGTCGTTGAGGACGGCGAGGTGGTCGGTATCGTCACCACGACGGACCTCTCGAACTACCTGCCACACCTGATTCGGATGGGACGACGCGACACGCCTGACGAGGACCGCGAGCGGACGAGCATCCGCGTCGACACCGCCTACGAGAACGACGACTGGGCGTTCGAGTACCTGGGCGACGAGGCGCAGATAGACGTCGGCGACACGGTCAAGTTCACCAAGACGCTCTCCGAGGCGGACGTCGAAGCCTTCGCGGAGGCCAGCGGCGACACCAACCGCCTCCACATGGACGCCGACTTCGCCGCGACGACCCGCTTCGGCGAGCGCATCGCCCACGGCACGCTCGTCGTCGGCGTCATCTCCTCCGCGCTCGCGCGCCTGCCGGGACTCATCATCTACCTCTCACAGGACGTGAGCTACCTCGGACCGGTCCCGCTGGACGAGCGCGTCACGGCCGAGTGTGAGGTCGTCGAGAACATCGGCAACAACCGCTTCCGGCTCTCGACCGCCGTCGTCCGGAGCGACGGCGAGACGGTGGTCGACGGCGAGGCGGTCGTCATCTCCGACGAGATTCCCCCCGCCGAGTGA
- a CDS encoding magnesium transporter gives MQTEWTIRAISRAMLPVLLVLTLVEIGSGLVLSSFEAELLRSPSLLVLVPVTIGTAGNLGSILAARLSTAFHLGTLSFDPGDDILLGNAAATVALAATVFPLIGLGAWILAELTAGAALSPLTVATVAITSGLVLAVLAVVVTFIATYAAYRFELDPDDVVIPVVTNVCDVLGVLVLFGVVMWQV, from the coding sequence ATGCAGACCGAGTGGACCATCCGCGCGATATCGCGAGCGATGCTGCCCGTCCTGCTCGTGCTCACGCTCGTCGAAATCGGCAGCGGGCTCGTCCTGAGCAGTTTCGAGGCCGAACTGTTGCGCTCGCCGTCGCTGCTCGTGCTCGTCCCCGTCACTATCGGCACCGCCGGCAACCTCGGCAGCATCCTCGCCGCGCGGCTCTCGACGGCCTTCCACCTCGGGACCCTCTCGTTCGACCCCGGCGACGACATCCTGCTCGGCAACGCCGCCGCAACCGTCGCGCTGGCGGCGACCGTCTTCCCGCTCATCGGGCTGGGGGCGTGGATACTGGCGGAACTGACCGCCGGGGCCGCGCTCTCGCCGCTGACCGTCGCCACCGTCGCAATCACCAGCGGGCTGGTTCTCGCGGTGCTGGCAGTCGTCGTGACATTCATCGCGACCTACGCCGCCTACCGGTTCGAACTCGACCCCGACGACGTGGTGATTCCCGTCGTCACGAACGTCTGTGACGTCCTCGGGGTGCTCGTGCTGTTCGGCGTCGTGATGTGGCAGGTTTAA
- a CDS encoding magnesium transporter — protein MTVREVAVAAYREGLPALAASAVGGLLAGVVLGGMRAEFRAVPGLLVLVPALLATRGNVYGSLGARLATGLHQGLVAPELRGADARLYRAVAAAILNGLLASSVAAVAAVAALTALGGEAAPLSILLAIALLAGLLSGIVLSVTVVVVVFAGYRRGYNPDTLVGPIVTTAGDVFGVAFLLLAVRTVLFAAGVG, from the coding sequence ATGACCGTCCGCGAGGTCGCTGTCGCGGCCTACCGAGAGGGGCTCCCGGCACTGGCGGCCAGCGCAGTCGGCGGCCTGCTCGCGGGCGTCGTACTTGGCGGGATGCGCGCGGAGTTTCGCGCCGTGCCCGGCCTGCTGGTGCTCGTCCCGGCGCTTTTGGCGACGCGGGGCAACGTCTACGGCTCGCTGGGCGCGCGCCTCGCCACCGGCCTCCACCAGGGCCTGGTCGCCCCGGAACTCCGGGGCGCGGACGCGCGCCTCTATCGGGCAGTGGCCGCCGCAATCCTCAACGGACTGCTCGCCAGTTCGGTCGCCGCCGTGGCCGCGGTTGCAGCGCTGACTGCGCTCGGCGGCGAGGCGGCCCCGCTGTCGATACTGCTGGCCATCGCCCTGCTGGCCGGCCTGCTCTCCGGTATCGTGCTCTCTGTGACCGTCGTCGTCGTCGTCTTCGCCGGCTACCGCCGCGGGTACAACCCCGACACGCTGGTCGGTCCCATCGTGACGACGGCCGGCGACGTCTTCGGCGTGGCCTTCCTCCTCCTCGCCGTCCGCACCGTGCTCTTTGCAGCGGGGGTCGGATAG
- a CDS encoding DsrE/DsrF/DrsH-like family protein has protein sequence MSGYAIVLASSELERVQAVSMIGSIAASSDTPVEVFVTMNGLTAFEKERVEGGDFDVAGPVGQAMLTSEGDEMPIFTEQLAQAKEIGPMSVYACSLAMDVMDTDLDDYVDVFDEVLGVAGFLSKARDKQVMFV, from the coding sequence ATGTCAGGATACGCAATCGTACTCGCATCGAGCGAGCTAGAACGGGTACAGGCGGTCAGTATGATCGGTTCGATAGCGGCCTCCTCGGACACACCGGTGGAGGTCTTCGTGACCATGAACGGGCTGACGGCCTTCGAGAAGGAACGCGTCGAGGGCGGCGACTTCGACGTCGCCGGCCCGGTCGGCCAGGCGATGCTCACTTCGGAGGGCGACGAGATGCCCATCTTCACCGAGCAACTGGCGCAGGCCAAGGAAATCGGACCGATGTCGGTGTACGCCTGCTCCCTGGCGATGGACGTCATGGACACCGACCTCGACGACTACGTGGACGTCTTCGACGAGGTGCTCGGCGTGGCCGGGTTCCTCTCGAAGGCACGCGACAAGCAGGTCATGTTCGTCTGA